From the Alloalcanivorax dieselolei B5 genome, one window contains:
- the serC gene encoding 3-phosphoserine/phosphohydroxythreonine transaminase → MSRAFNFCAGPAALPEAVLRQAQEELLDFRGTGMSVMEMSHRDQVVVELARRAEQDLRDLLGISDDYAVLFLHGGASTQFAMVPLNLMGDNGKADYINTGQWSSKAIKEARRYGDINVAASSEDRNFSYVPPQADWTLSADADYVHYCPNETIGGLEFDFIPEVDKPLVADMSSTILSRPLDVNRFGLIYAGAQKNIGPAGITLVIVRRDLLGRAGASVPAMLNYQIHADNDSMYNTPPTFAWYLAGLVFQWLKDQGGLTAMAAINERKAKRLYDFIDASGFYSNPVEKADRSRMNVPFVLANSDLDKDFLDEAGAAGLHNLKGHRSVGGMRASIYNAVPEAAVEALVAFMADFEKRHG, encoded by the coding sequence ATGTCCCGCGCTTTCAACTTTTGCGCTGGTCCGGCGGCGTTGCCGGAAGCGGTGTTGCGTCAAGCCCAGGAAGAGTTGCTGGATTTTCGCGGCACCGGCATGTCGGTGATGGAAATGAGCCACCGTGATCAGGTGGTGGTGGAGCTGGCCCGGCGTGCGGAACAGGATCTGCGGGATTTGCTGGGTATCTCCGACGACTACGCCGTGTTGTTCCTGCACGGTGGCGCCAGCACCCAGTTCGCCATGGTGCCGCTGAACCTGATGGGGGACAACGGCAAGGCGGACTACATCAACACCGGTCAGTGGTCGAGCAAAGCGATCAAGGAAGCGCGCCGTTACGGTGACATCAACGTGGCGGCCAGCAGCGAGGATCGCAACTTCAGCTACGTGCCGCCGCAAGCGGACTGGACGCTGTCCGCCGATGCCGATTACGTGCATTACTGTCCGAACGAAACCATTGGCGGCCTGGAGTTTGACTTCATTCCCGAGGTGGACAAGCCGCTGGTGGCGGACATGAGTTCCACCATCCTGTCCCGGCCCCTGGACGTGAACCGGTTCGGCCTGATCTATGCCGGCGCGCAAAAGAATATCGGCCCGGCCGGTATCACTCTGGTGATCGTGCGCCGCGATTTGCTGGGACGCGCGGGCGCCAGTGTGCCGGCGATGCTGAACTATCAGATCCACGCCGACAACGACTCCATGTACAACACGCCGCCGACCTTTGCCTGGTATCTGGCTGGTCTGGTGTTCCAGTGGCTCAAGGACCAGGGCGGTCTGACCGCCATGGCCGCGATCAATGAGCGCAAGGCGAAGCGCCTGTACGACTTCATCGATGCCAGCGGTTTCTACAGCAACCCGGTGGAGAAGGCCGATCGCAGCCGGATGAACGTGCCGTTCGTGTTGGCCAACAGTGATCTGGACAAGGACTTCCTGGACGAGGCGGGCGCCGCCGGTCTGCATAATCTGAAAGGCCACCGCAGCGTGGGCGGCATGCGTGCGAGCATCTATAACGCGGTGCCGGAGGCCGCGGTGGAGGCCCTGGTGGCGTTCATGGCGGATTTCGAGAAGCGACACGGATAA
- the cmk gene encoding (d)CMP kinase encodes MIPIIAIDGPVSSGKGTVARRVASALGWHLLDSGALYRVLGLHAQHQGVALDNKLELVDLAESLPVRFVERGGDTRVVLEETDVSEEIRQESVGELASQVAVLQPVRDALFARQRAFAQAPGLVADGRDMGTVVFRDAPLKIYLTASAEERARRRYNQLKEKGFDATLSALVEDIRTRDERDMKRSVAPLKPAEDALELDSTDLTVDQVVARILDEAAARSLI; translated from the coding sequence ATGATTCCGATTATCGCCATTGACGGACCGGTTTCCTCCGGCAAGGGCACCGTGGCGCGGCGGGTGGCGTCCGCGCTCGGCTGGCATCTGCTTGATTCCGGCGCCCTGTACCGGGTGCTGGGGCTGCATGCGCAACACCAGGGGGTGGCCCTGGATAACAAACTCGAGCTGGTGGACCTGGCGGAGAGCCTGCCGGTACGGTTCGTGGAGCGGGGCGGGGACACCCGCGTGGTGCTCGAGGAAACCGACGTCAGCGAGGAGATCCGCCAGGAAAGCGTGGGTGAACTGGCCAGCCAGGTGGCGGTATTGCAGCCGGTTCGCGATGCCTTGTTCGCGCGTCAGCGGGCGTTCGCCCAGGCGCCGGGTTTGGTGGCGGACGGCCGTGACATGGGCACGGTGGTGTTTCGTGATGCCCCGCTGAAGATCTATTTGACCGCCAGTGCCGAGGAACGTGCCCGGCGGCGCTATAATCAGTTGAAAGAAAAGGGGTTTGATGCTACCCTCTCGGCCCTTGTGGAGGATATTCGTACTCGTGATGAGCGGGATATGAAGCGTTCCGTGGCACCGCTGAAACCGGCGGAGGATGCCCTGGAACTGGACTCCACGGACCTGACTGTGGATCAGGTGGTCGCGCGTATCCTCGATGAGGCGGCGGCCCGCTCACTGATCTGA
- a CDS encoding bifunctional prephenate dehydrogenase/3-phosphoshikimate 1-carboxyvinyltransferase: MSRGAPLFRRVAIIGLGLIGGSFAAALRERGLAGTLVAGSRSARTLEQGLAMGLIDEGSQDLALAVRGADLVLLSTPVSAMERSLAALAPGLSERAIVTDGGSVKGSVIAAARRTLGDHFPRFVPGHPIAGKETSGVAAADAGLYQDHRVILTPLAQTDPAATRAVRELWTALGSEVLEMTPEHHDRVLAETSHLPHLLAFSLVDTLARQGDSTEIFRYAAGGFRDFTRIASSDPVMWHDIFQENRQAVLDALALFRDGIDGFRDAIEAGDSDALMGIMTRANTARAHFLALNARTSYTRARHSDNESSMSDQHDPTFVVQPGGSLRGRARVPGDKSISHRSIMLGALADGVTEVEGFLEGEDALATLQAFRDMGVVIEGPHNGKVTVHGVGLDGLKEPGKPLYMGNSGTSMRLLTGLLAGQAFDVTLTGDASLSKRPMERVAKPLREMGASIQTGDGGRPPVRIRGGQTLKGFHYDLPMASAQVKSALLLAGLYAQGETSVTEPAPTRDHTERMLTGFGYPVRSEGPLRAVTGGGALRACHLEVPADISSAAFLLVGASIAADSDVLLPHVGINPTRTGVIDILRLMGADITLENQRDSGGEPVADLRVRSAPLKGIEIPAELVPLAIDEFPAIFVAAACAEGDTVLHGAEELRVKESDRIQVMADGLSALGVDLEVFEDGIRITGGALGGAEVESHDDHRIAMSFAIAGLRATAPITIRHCATVATSFPGFADLMRSLGLGLEVR; this comes from the coding sequence ATGAGCCGTGGCGCCCCGCTGTTTCGACGGGTGGCGATCATCGGGCTGGGCCTGATCGGCGGCTCTTTCGCCGCCGCTTTACGGGAGCGGGGCCTGGCGGGCACGCTGGTGGCCGGCAGCCGTTCCGCCCGGACCCTGGAACAGGGTCTGGCCATGGGGCTGATCGATGAAGGCAGCCAGGACCTGGCGTTGGCGGTACGTGGCGCCGATCTGGTATTGCTGTCGACGCCGGTGTCGGCGATGGAGCGCTCTCTGGCGGCGCTGGCGCCGGGGCTTTCGGAGCGCGCCATCGTCACCGATGGCGGCAGCGTCAAGGGTAGTGTTATTGCCGCTGCTCGCCGGACGCTGGGGGATCATTTCCCCCGCTTCGTGCCCGGACATCCCATCGCCGGCAAGGAAACCAGTGGCGTGGCCGCCGCCGACGCCGGCCTCTATCAGGATCACCGGGTGATTCTCACGCCACTGGCGCAGACCGATCCGGCGGCCACCCGCGCGGTGCGCGAACTGTGGACCGCGCTGGGCAGCGAAGTGCTGGAGATGACGCCGGAACATCATGACCGGGTGCTGGCGGAAACCAGCCACTTGCCCCATCTTCTGGCGTTTTCCCTGGTCGATACCCTGGCACGCCAGGGCGACTCCACGGAGATCTTCCGCTACGCCGCCGGGGGATTCCGCGATTTCACCCGCATCGCCAGTTCCGACCCGGTGATGTGGCACGATATCTTTCAGGAGAACCGGCAGGCGGTGCTGGATGCCCTGGCCCTGTTCCGGGATGGCATCGACGGTTTCCGCGACGCCATCGAAGCCGGTGACTCCGACGCCCTGATGGGTATCATGACCCGCGCCAACACGGCACGGGCCCATTTTCTGGCGCTCAATGCGAGGACCTCCTATACGCGGGCGCGCCATTCGGATAACGAGAGCAGCATGAGCGATCAGCACGATCCCACCTTCGTGGTTCAGCCCGGTGGCAGCCTGCGGGGCCGCGCCCGGGTGCCCGGCGACAAATCCATTTCCCACCGGTCCATCATGCTCGGCGCTCTGGCCGACGGGGTCACGGAAGTGGAGGGCTTTCTTGAAGGGGAGGACGCGCTGGCCACTTTGCAGGCGTTCCGTGACATGGGCGTGGTGATCGAAGGCCCTCATAACGGCAAGGTCACCGTGCATGGGGTCGGCTTGGACGGCCTGAAGGAACCGGGCAAGCCGCTCTACATGGGCAACTCCGGCACCTCCATGCGCCTGCTCACCGGGCTGCTGGCGGGCCAGGCGTTTGATGTGACCCTCACCGGTGACGCTTCGCTGTCCAAGCGGCCGATGGAACGGGTGGCCAAGCCGCTGCGGGAAATGGGCGCCAGCATTCAGACCGGTGACGGCGGCCGTCCGCCGGTGCGGATCCGTGGCGGGCAGACGCTCAAGGGCTTCCACTACGATTTGCCGATGGCGTCCGCTCAGGTCAAGTCCGCGCTGTTGCTGGCGGGGCTTTACGCCCAGGGCGAGACTTCGGTGACGGAACCGGCGCCGACCCGCGATCACACCGAGCGCATGCTCACGGGTTTCGGTTATCCGGTGCGCAGTGAAGGGCCGTTACGCGCGGTGACCGGTGGTGGCGCTCTGCGCGCCTGTCATCTGGAGGTCCCAGCGGACATTTCTTCCGCCGCTTTCCTGCTGGTGGGCGCTTCCATTGCGGCGGACAGTGACGTGCTGCTGCCCCATGTCGGCATCAACCCGACCCGTACCGGCGTGATCGATATTCTGCGTTTGATGGGCGCCGATATCACCCTGGAGAATCAGCGTGACAGCGGCGGCGAGCCGGTGGCGGATCTGCGGGTCAGAAGCGCGCCGCTCAAGGGCATCGAGATTCCCGCCGAACTGGTGCCGCTGGCCATCGATGAATTTCCGGCGATCTTCGTCGCCGCCGCCTGTGCCGAAGGGGATACCGTGCTGCACGGCGCCGAGGAACTGCGGGTGAAGGAGTCCGACCGCATCCAGGTGATGGCCGACGGCCTGAGCGCCCTGGGCGTGGATCTGGAGGTGTTCGAGGATGGCATCCGCATCACCGGCGGCGCCCTGGGCGGCGCCGAGGTGGAATCCCACGATGACCACCGGATCGCCATGAGCTTCGCCATTGCCGGGTTGCGCGCCACGGCACCGATTACCATTCGCCATTGCGCCACTGTGGCCACCAGCTTCCCCGGGTTCGCCGACCTGATGCGGTCGCTGGGGCTGGGCCTGGAGGTTCGATGA
- a CDS encoding TRZ/ATZ family hydrolase codes for MSDNQADLILHARWVAPVAPDTTVLEQHAVVVRGDTIVDLLPSALADQQWQATEVRRLDRHLLIPGLVNAHTHAAMNLFRGLADDLPLMTWLEKHIWPAEGRWVSDPFVYEGTRLAAAEMIRAGTTCFADMYFFPDAVARATLESGLRAAIFCPLMDFPTPMGSGPEDYLRLATDAVDQWRHEPRLSLGFGPHAPYTVSDGPLEQALTLAEELDLQIMMHVHETAGEIQQAVEHNGDRPLARLRRLGLLTPRLMAVHMTQLLDEEIQWLAETGTHVVHCPESNLKLASGFSPLYKLRQAGVNVALGTDGAASNNDLDMIGEMRSAALLAKGVSLRADALPAAEILEMATLGGARALGQDSRIGSLEAGKQADLVAVDLARLETQPVYDPVAQLVYAASRDQVTDVWVAGRALLKERNLLTLNEAQLVHNAQQWQRKIAGESQ; via the coding sequence ATGAGCGACAATCAGGCCGACCTGATCCTGCACGCCCGCTGGGTGGCGCCGGTGGCGCCGGACACCACGGTACTGGAACAGCACGCCGTGGTGGTGCGCGGCGATACCATCGTCGACCTGCTGCCCAGCGCGCTGGCGGACCAACAATGGCAGGCCACGGAGGTCCGCCGGCTGGATCGGCACCTGCTGATCCCGGGTCTGGTCAACGCCCACACCCACGCCGCCATGAACCTGTTTCGCGGCCTCGCCGACGATCTGCCGCTGATGACCTGGCTGGAAAAACACATCTGGCCGGCCGAAGGGCGCTGGGTCAGTGACCCGTTTGTTTACGAGGGCACCCGGCTGGCGGCGGCGGAGATGATCCGCGCCGGCACCACCTGCTTTGCCGACATGTATTTCTTTCCCGACGCGGTGGCCCGGGCCACCCTGGAAAGCGGTCTGCGGGCGGCTATTTTCTGTCCGCTAATGGACTTCCCCACGCCGATGGGATCCGGGCCGGAGGACTATTTACGGCTGGCCACCGACGCTGTCGATCAGTGGCGCCATGAGCCGCGGCTGTCCCTGGGGTTCGGCCCACACGCCCCCTACACGGTATCCGACGGCCCGCTGGAACAGGCTCTGACCCTGGCCGAGGAACTGGACCTGCAAATCATGATGCACGTGCACGAAACCGCCGGCGAAATCCAGCAGGCGGTGGAGCACAACGGTGACCGGCCGCTGGCGCGGCTGCGCCGGCTGGGCTTGCTGACACCGCGCCTGATGGCCGTGCATATGACCCAATTGCTGGACGAGGAAATCCAGTGGCTGGCCGAAACCGGCACCCATGTGGTGCATTGCCCGGAGTCCAACCTGAAACTGGCCAGCGGCTTCTCGCCGCTGTACAAACTGCGCCAGGCCGGCGTCAATGTCGCCCTCGGCACCGATGGCGCCGCCAGCAACAACGACCTGGACATGATCGGTGAGATGCGCAGCGCCGCCCTCCTGGCCAAGGGCGTCAGCCTGCGCGCGGACGCCCTGCCCGCCGCCGAGATTCTGGAAATGGCCACCCTGGGCGGCGCCCGCGCCCTGGGACAGGATAGCCGGATCGGCTCCCTGGAAGCGGGCAAACAAGCCGATCTGGTGGCGGTGGACCTGGCCCGCCTGGAAACCCAGCCGGTCTACGATCCGGTGGCCCAGTTGGTCTACGCCGCCAGCCGTGATCAGGTCACCGATGTCTGGGTCGCCGGCCGCGCCCTGTTGAAAGAGCGGAACCTGCTCACCCTCAATGAGGCCCAACTGGTGCACAATGCTCAACAATGGCAACGGAAAATCGCCGGAGAAAGCCAATGA
- the pheA gene encoding prephenate dehydratase, whose product MTDSLDSLRDQIDALDQQLQTLLNRRAELAHAVADVKRREDSNPVFYRPEREAQVLQRIKERNQGPIDGEAMARLFREVMSICLALEQPMRVAFLGPEGTFTQQAALKHFGHAVESVPLGAIDEVFREVEAGAAHYGVVPVENSTEGMVSHTLDTFMSSSLKICGEVELRIHHHLLAGPHTRRDKVTRVYSHQQTLAQCRQWLDAHLPTVERIPVSSNAEAARRLRDEWNALAIAGDMAAELYGLERVQSNIEDRPDNTTRFLVIGRQDTPPSGRDKTSMLVTGKNRPGLLSDMLLPFREQGINLTRLESRPSRTANWSYVFFIDCEGHKEDPLLKNVLERLEGDGNTIRILGSYPKAVL is encoded by the coding sequence ATGACCGATTCGTTGGACAGCCTGAGGGATCAAATCGACGCTCTGGATCAGCAACTCCAGACGTTGCTCAATCGTCGGGCCGAACTGGCCCACGCGGTGGCGGATGTGAAGCGCCGCGAGGACAGCAACCCGGTGTTCTATCGTCCCGAACGCGAGGCCCAGGTGCTGCAGCGTATCAAGGAGCGCAACCAGGGCCCCATCGACGGTGAGGCGATGGCCCGGCTGTTCCGCGAGGTGATGAGTATTTGCCTGGCGCTGGAACAACCCATGCGGGTGGCGTTCCTGGGGCCGGAGGGCACCTTCACCCAGCAGGCGGCGCTCAAGCACTTTGGCCACGCGGTGGAAAGCGTGCCGCTCGGCGCCATCGACGAAGTGTTCCGGGAAGTGGAAGCCGGGGCCGCCCATTACGGCGTGGTGCCGGTGGAAAACTCCACCGAGGGCATGGTCAGCCATACCCTGGACACCTTCATGTCCTCCAGCCTGAAAATCTGCGGTGAGGTGGAGCTGCGCATCCACCACCATTTGCTGGCCGGACCTCATACCCGCCGTGACAAGGTCACCCGCGTCTATTCCCACCAGCAGACCCTGGCCCAGTGCCGCCAGTGGCTGGACGCGCATCTGCCCACGGTGGAGCGTATTCCGGTGAGCTCCAACGCCGAGGCCGCGCGGCGGTTGCGCGACGAGTGGAACGCCCTGGCCATCGCCGGTGATATGGCGGCCGAGCTTTATGGTCTGGAGCGGGTGCAAAGCAATATCGAGGACCGCCCGGATAACACCACCCGCTTCCTGGTGATCGGACGCCAGGACACGCCGCCGTCCGGCCGCGACAAAACCAGCATGCTGGTCACCGGCAAGAACCGTCCGGGGTTGCTTTCCGACATGCTGCTGCCGTTCCGCGAACAGGGTATCAACCTGACCCGCCTGGAAAGCCGCCCGTCACGTACCGCCAACTGGAGTTATGTGTTCTTCATCGACTGCGAAGGGCACAAGGAAGATCCATTGTTGAAGAACGTACTGGAAAGGCTGGAAGGGGATGGCAACACCATCCGTATTCTGGGCTCCTATCCCAAAGCGGTATTGTAG
- the hisC gene encoding histidinol-phosphate transaminase translates to MTCDYIKLANGGVQRLQPYSPGKPIEELERELGIRDIIKLASNENPLGPSHKALEAAKRALEQVHLYPDGAGFSLKAALAEKLGVNSNQVTLGNGSNDILELVARAYLQPGEETVYAEYAFAIYPLVTVACSAKPVMVPAHLYGHDLAAMADAINQNTRIVFLANPNNPTGTWFNDVALDRFLERVPEDVLVVLDEAYFEYVEESHYPDGLRRLARYPNLIVTRTFSKIHGLAGLRVGYAVSHPDVADILNRVRQPFNVNIPALAAAEAALDDVDHLENSRCENTAGLGQLVEGLNQLGLEHIPSVANFITVDCAGEALPVYEALLREGVIVRPLGGYGLPNHLRVTVGTARENERFLNALAKVMKAGAR, encoded by the coding sequence ATGACCTGCGATTACATCAAACTGGCCAACGGCGGCGTGCAGCGGCTGCAACCCTATTCCCCCGGTAAACCGATCGAGGAGCTGGAGCGGGAACTGGGTATTCGCGACATCATCAAACTGGCCAGTAACGAGAATCCTCTGGGGCCCAGCCATAAAGCGTTGGAAGCGGCGAAGCGGGCGCTGGAGCAGGTGCACCTCTATCCCGACGGCGCCGGCTTCAGCCTGAAGGCGGCGCTGGCGGAAAAGCTCGGCGTCAACAGTAACCAGGTTACTCTGGGTAACGGCTCCAACGATATTCTCGAACTGGTGGCGCGGGCTTATCTGCAGCCCGGTGAAGAGACCGTTTACGCCGAATACGCGTTCGCCATCTATCCGCTGGTGACGGTGGCCTGTTCGGCCAAACCGGTGATGGTGCCGGCGCATCTCTACGGCCACGATCTGGCCGCCATGGCGGACGCCATCAACCAGAACACCCGCATCGTGTTCCTGGCCAACCCGAATAATCCCACCGGCACCTGGTTCAATGATGTGGCGCTGGACCGTTTCCTCGAGCGGGTGCCGGAAGATGTATTGGTGGTACTGGACGAGGCTTATTTCGAGTATGTCGAAGAGTCTCATTACCCGGATGGCCTGCGCCGGCTGGCGCGCTATCCGAACCTGATCGTTACCCGCACCTTTTCCAAGATTCACGGGCTCGCCGGGCTGCGGGTGGGGTATGCGGTGTCGCATCCGGACGTGGCCGACATCCTCAACCGGGTGCGCCAGCCGTTCAACGTCAATATTCCCGCCCTGGCCGCCGCCGAGGCGGCGCTGGACGATGTCGACCACCTGGAGAACTCCCGTTGCGAGAACACCGCTGGTCTTGGCCAGTTGGTGGAAGGGCTGAACCAGCTCGGGCTGGAGCATATTCCCTCGGTGGCCAACTTCATCACCGTGGATTGCGCCGGTGAGGCTTTGCCGGTGTACGAGGCGCTGCTGCGTGAAGGTGTCATCGTACGCCCGCTGGGCGGCTATGGCCTGCCCAACCACCTGCGCGTCACGGTGGGCACGGCACGGGAAAACGAACGTTTTCTGAACGCCCTGGCCAAGGTCATGAAAGCGGGGGCGCGCTGA
- the gyrA gene encoding DNA gyrase subunit A, with protein sequence MTDLAKEVTPVNIEDELRQSYLDYAMSVIVGRALPDVRDGLKPVHRRVLFAMHELNNHWNRPYLKSARVVGDVIGKYHPHGDSAVYDTIVRMAQPFSLRYMLVDGQGNFGSIDGDSAAAMRYTEVRMAKIAHELQADLDKETVDFVDNYDGTERIPEVMPTRVPNLLVNGSSGIAVGMATNIPPHNLGEVIDGCLALIDDDSLTPDDLMRYIQGPDFPTAGIINGRAGIVQAYRTGRGRIYVRARATVEEADKSGKEAIIVTELPYQVNKARLIEKIAELVKDKKIEGITELRDESDKEGMRIYIELRRGENGDVVLNNLYQQTQMESVFGINIVALEDGQPKTLNLRQLLDAFLRHRREVVTRRTVYELRKAREKAHLLEGLAVALANIDPVIELIKASPSGAEAREKLLAKGWAPGDVLTMLERAGGEDIARPDNLDEQFGLRDGLYYLSPEQAQAILDLRLQKLTGLEREKLVTDYQELLEQIRELSLILADPERLLEVIREELQAIRDEYADERRSEIQTSRSDLSMEDLIAEETVVVTLSHGGYAKVQPIDTYAAQRRGGRGKAATTVKDEDYVEQLLVAGTHDTLLCFTSIGKVYWLRVFELPQGGRNSRGKPIINLIPALQKEERITAILRLDAEMVRQQGNTEDEDEAETDGADVIEDAEGVEVEDSTPGPFIFMAISNGVVKRTELAKFARPRSNGLIAVKLQEGEHLVNVAITQGAEDVVLVAGNGKVVRFQESKVRVMGRTARGVRGMKVADGEEVIALIVPQEGGQLLTASEHGYGKRTDMSEFPTKGRGTQGVIGMVVNERNGSLVGAAQVFGEEDIMLISNQGTLVRTRVDEVSHLSRNTQGVRLIRLGDGEALSGLATIPELEGAEAVVDDLEENPEEDGNGED encoded by the coding sequence ATGACGGACCTCGCAAAAGAAGTTACACCCGTCAATATCGAGGACGAACTGAGACAGTCGTACCTGGATTACGCCATGAGCGTGATCGTCGGGCGCGCTTTGCCCGACGTGCGCGACGGCCTGAAACCGGTGCACCGGCGTGTACTGTTCGCCATGCACGAGCTCAACAACCATTGGAACCGGCCGTACCTGAAGTCCGCCCGGGTGGTGGGCGACGTCATCGGTAAGTATCACCCCCATGGTGACTCCGCCGTATACGACACCATCGTGCGTATGGCCCAGCCGTTCTCGCTGCGCTACATGTTGGTGGACGGGCAGGGCAACTTCGGTTCCATCGACGGCGACTCCGCCGCGGCCATGCGTTACACCGAGGTGCGCATGGCCAAGATCGCCCACGAGCTGCAGGCCGATCTGGACAAGGAAACGGTGGATTTCGTCGACAACTACGACGGCACCGAGCGGATCCCGGAAGTGATGCCCACGCGGGTGCCGAACCTGCTGGTCAACGGCTCTTCCGGTATCGCCGTGGGCATGGCCACCAACATTCCGCCACATAATCTGGGCGAGGTGATCGACGGCTGTCTGGCACTGATCGACGATGACAGCCTGACCCCGGACGACCTGATGCGATACATCCAGGGCCCGGACTTCCCCACCGCGGGTATCATCAATGGCCGCGCCGGCATCGTGCAGGCGTACCGTACCGGCCGGGGCCGTATCTACGTGCGCGCCCGCGCCACCGTGGAAGAGGCGGACAAGAGCGGCAAGGAAGCGATCATCGTCACCGAGCTGCCGTACCAGGTGAACAAGGCGCGGCTGATCGAGAAGATCGCCGAGCTGGTCAAAGACAAAAAAATCGAAGGCATCACCGAGCTGCGCGACGAGTCCGACAAAGAGGGCATGCGCATCTACATTGAGCTGCGTCGTGGCGAGAACGGTGACGTGGTGCTCAACAATCTCTATCAGCAGACGCAGATGGAGTCGGTGTTCGGCATCAACATAGTGGCGTTGGAAGACGGCCAGCCGAAGACGCTCAATCTGCGCCAGCTGCTGGACGCTTTCCTGCGGCATCGCCGTGAAGTGGTCACCCGCCGCACCGTCTATGAATTGCGCAAAGCACGGGAAAAGGCGCATTTGCTGGAAGGCCTGGCGGTGGCTCTGGCCAATATCGATCCGGTGATCGAACTGATCAAGGCGTCGCCGAGCGGCGCCGAGGCCAGGGAAAAGCTGCTGGCCAAGGGCTGGGCGCCCGGCGATGTGCTGACCATGCTGGAACGCGCTGGCGGCGAGGACATCGCCCGCCCGGACAATCTGGACGAGCAGTTCGGTCTGCGTGACGGGCTTTACTACCTGTCTCCGGAACAGGCCCAGGCGATCCTCGATCTGCGCCTGCAGAAACTGACCGGCCTGGAACGGGAAAAGCTGGTCACCGACTACCAGGAGCTACTGGAGCAGATCCGCGAGTTGAGCCTGATTCTGGCCGACCCGGAGCGCCTGCTCGAGGTGATTCGCGAGGAGCTGCAAGCGATACGTGACGAGTACGCCGACGAGCGCCGTTCCGAGATTCAGACTTCCCGCTCCGACCTGAGCATGGAAGATCTGATCGCCGAGGAAACCGTGGTGGTCACACTCAGCCACGGCGGTTACGCCAAGGTCCAGCCCATCGACACCTATGCCGCGCAGCGTCGCGGCGGCCGCGGCAAGGCGGCGACCACGGTGAAGGATGAGGACTACGTCGAGCAACTGCTGGTGGCCGGCACCCACGATACGCTGCTGTGTTTCACCAGCATCGGCAAGGTGTACTGGCTGCGGGTGTTCGAATTGCCGCAGGGCGGGCGTAACTCCCGTGGTAAGCCGATCATCAATTTGATCCCGGCACTGCAGAAGGAAGAGCGAATCACCGCCATCCTGCGCCTGGACGCGGAAATGGTGCGGCAGCAGGGTAATACCGAGGACGAAGACGAGGCCGAGACGGACGGCGCTGATGTCATCGAAGACGCCGAGGGTGTGGAAGTAGAGGATAGCACTCCCGGTCCGTTCATCTTCATGGCCATTTCCAATGGCGTGGTCAAACGGACCGAACTGGCCAAATTCGCCCGGCCGCGCAGCAATGGTCTGATCGCGGTCAAACTGCAGGAAGGCGAGCACCTGGTGAATGTGGCCATTACCCAGGGCGCCGAGGATGTGGTGCTGGTGGCCGGCAACGGCAAAGTGGTGCGCTTCCAGGAATCCAAGGTCCGTGTCATGGGCCGCACCGCTCGGGGTGTGCGCGGCATGAAAGTCGCCGATGGCGAGGAAGTGATCGCGCTGATCGTGCCGCAGGAAGGTGGCCAACTGCTGACCGCGTCCGAGCACGGCTACGGCAAGCGTACCGATATGAGCGAGTTCCCGACCAAGGGGCGCGGCACCCAGGGCGTGATCGGCATGGTGGTCAATGAGCGTAACGGCTCTCTGGTCGGCGCCGCCCAGGTGTTCGGCGAAGAGGACATCATGCTGATCTCCAACCAGGGCACACTGGTGCGTACCCGGGTCGATGAGGTCAGCCATCTGAGCCGTAACACCCAGGGCGTGCGCCTGATCCGTCTTGGTGACGGTGAGGCGCTGTCCGGTCTGGCCACCATCCCCGAGCTGGAAGGCGCGGAGGCGGTCGTCGACGACCTGGAAGAGAACCCGGAAGAAGACGGAAACGGAGAAGACTGA